In one Magallana gigas chromosome 9, xbMagGiga1.1, whole genome shotgun sequence genomic region, the following are encoded:
- the LOC105339537 gene encoding trissin receptor — translation MEANLTWNGTFTSTRTFASPFECYYVRVIFIVLYGSVFTICILGNLMVLTAIVRSVRLRSLTNFFLANLAIADFSVGVFCVLPTLSTFLSQAWLLGRAMCKIYYFMWNLSYTVSILILTAIAVERYIAIRFPLKARGCFTSKRLILTQVSIWLIAAVYSTPYILIFDTISTVNMDGQIVDYCFYRNRWINMKIYTTANFIAWYSIPLLIMTAIYYCISKVLWKTSSANRFTSTKGMGKQSEKYAFTSSSQSSGLGSQLIKLRGINETDCDIVQEEPLSLKSSRAYPMKRADDCRPAYSAKNHFLRVTSFISRHESTNTSKSAPVELCRLGNTMKAVRSRRKVIRLLLAVVVLFALCVLPHHIRLLLKWWEIKSALDAGIFSPISFLILYSNSAFNPVLYALFSANFRKSFKEFSPLRFLRRRHRPMLFQEMHYSV, via the exons GAAATTTAATGGTGTTGACCGCCATTGTTCGGAGCGTCCGATTACGTAGCCTGACTAACTTTTTTCTGGCTAACCTGGCGATTGCCGACTTCAGCGTTGGCGTCTTCTGTGTTCTTCCTACGCTGTCAACATTTCTGTCACAGGCATGGCTTCTAGGAAGA GCTATGTGCAAGATTTATTACTTTATGTGGAATCTGAGCTACACCGTATCAATCCTGATTCTGACGGCCATTGCGGTTGAGCGCTATATCGCAATAAGGTTCCCTCTGAAAGCGCGAGGATGTTTCACGTCAAAGCGACTTATCTTGACACAGGTGAGCATCTGGCTGATTGCGGCTGTGTACAGTACACCTTATATTCTCATATTTGACACCATATCCACTGTGAACATGGACGGACAAATTGTAGACTACTGTTTCTATAGAAATAGATGgattaacatgaaaatatacacGACAGCTAATTTCATAGCGTGGTACAGTATTCCTTTGTTAATAATGACGGCCATTTATTACTGTATTAGTAAGGTGCTATGGAAAACGAGCTCGGCCAACCGGTTTACGTCAACGAAAGGGATGGGCAAGCAGTCGGAGAAGTACGCTTTCACCAGTAGTTCTCAGAGCTCGGGCCTCGGGTCACAACTAATTAAACTCAGAGGGATCAACGAGACGGACTGCGACATCGTGCAGGAAGAGCCACTTTCCCTCAAGAGCAGCCGAGCGTACCCTATGAAAAGAGCAGACGATTGCAGGCCTGCTTATAGCGCGAAGAACCATTTCTTGCGCGTGACGTCATTCATCTCGAGACATGAAAGCACGAATACGTCAAAGTCCGCCCCTGTAGAGCTGTGTCGTCTGGGAAACACGATGAAGGCGGTCAGGAGCCGCCGCAAAGTTATCCGCTTACTTCTTGCGGTGGTGGTGCTATTCGCGCTCTGCGTTCTTCCCCACCACATCCGTTTATTGCTAAAATGGTGGGAAATTAAGTCGGCCCTAGACGCAGGGATTTTTTCGCCCATTTCTTTTTTGATTCTCTATTCGAACAGTGCTTTTAATCCCGTTTTGTATGCGCTTTTTTCAGCCAATTTCAGAAAAAGCTTTAAGGAATTCAGTCCTCTGAGATTTTTGCGTCGGAGGCATCGGCCTATGCTTTTCCAAGAAATGCATTATTCTGTTTAA
- the LOC105321361 gene encoding uncharacterized protein, whose translation MSSKLRPYSCVTCSKRVKTSERRPLSGNKALRKFLSKRFVTDLNESDVVCNKCRQLFYYSLKQESQYPGLNPNSDKEIRTTLPIPSTGYRHDACAVCEKKPRKLVVIPEQSRLEMFVQLGVFMKEGSRCCPTHIHGGHMTSEALNQGVSDRIRKSTSFSVEGMNHLLDSLRNYAKRNASIRLDFDSEASLTSEDYHNLTGLTRTQFDDLMANVLEIKSSKSRSIRTCVAILLMKLRCALDNKMLATLFNMKKWQVRRAVSSARRSLMSDFVPHNLGFGHISREDVIAKHTRPLAQELFSSGLANSIPALLVLDGTYIYIQKSTNFSFSRRSFSLHKHRPLVKPMMVVTTSGYIVSVQGPYLSDSKNNDAGILNHMIKKNAEEMRSWLNDGDTFIVDRGFRDSADVLSDIGIRMEMPCFLRGTKQHTTEESNSSRLITKVRWVVESANGRIKRWKYLDRTVSNTQIPFIGDYVRIAAALSNKYCPPLSSGVAEDDQAIASKMLYLSQKGNELRELVENEGWDRRSSLWKAMDADDVATDFPILTEEEIRNITLGTYQVKMAKAYSHEHLQEDGAYDILIAEDVQNIIGAKIQSRHVSAKKYQCWIHHREGAILSWYCKCKAGSRVVGCCAHISSVLWYLAYARHQSTPVKGVRNWADHLDDAARVVDESDSGSESPTEE comes from the exons ATGTCATCCAAACTTAGACCATACTCCTGTGTAACCTGTAGTAAGCGCGTAAAGACTAGTGAACGAAGACCGCTTTCTGGAAATAAAGCTCTTCGAAAATTTCTGTCCAAACGATTTGTGACTGACTTGAATGAAAGTGACGTAGTTTGTAATAAATGCAGGCAACTGTTTTACTATTCTCTGAAACAAGAATCCCAATACCCGGGACTCAATCCTAATTCTGACAAAGAAATACGTACGACACTTCCTATTCCGTCTACTGGATATCGACATGATGCTTGTGCAGTTTGTGAAAAGAAACCACGCAAACTTGTTGTCATTCCTGAACAGTCACGACTTGAGATGTTTGTACAACTTGGTGTGTTCATGAAAGAAGGTTCAAGATGTTGTCCTACTCATATTCATGGCGGGCATATGACCTCAGAGGCGTTAAATCAAGGCGTGTCGGATAGAATTAGAAAATCAACGTCTTTCAGTGTTGAAGGCATGAACCATCTCCTCGACAGTCTCAGAAATTATGCAAAAAGAAATGCTTCTATTCGTCTAGATTTTGACAGCGAGGCCTCACTAACGTCAGAGGATTATCATAATCTTACAGGATTGACCCGAACCCAGTTTGATGATCTAATGGCTAATGTTTTGGAAATAAAGTCTTCAAAATCTAGAAGCATCCGCACTTGTGTTGCGATTTTGCTGATGAAATTGAGATGTGCCTTGGACAACAAGATGCTGGCTAccctttttaatatgaaaaaatggcAG gTACGCAGAGCCGTTTCTTCAGCCAGACGTTCCCTTATGAGTGACTTTGTACCACATAATTTAGGTTTCGGACATATTTCCCGCGAGGACGTCATAGCCAAGCATACAAGGCCACTAGCACAGGAACTGTTTTCATCTGGTCTGGCGAACTCTATACCAGCGTTGCTTGTTTTAGATGGGACGTACATATACATCCAGAAGTCCACCAATTTCAGCTTCTCCAGACGTTCCTTTAGCTTACATAAGCACAGGCCGCTTGTGAAACCCATGATGGTTGTCACAACATCTGGCTATATTGTGTCCGTCCAGGGTCCATATCTGTCTGACTCCAAAAACAACGACGCCGGTATCCTCAACCATATGATTAAGAAAAATGCGGAAGAAATGAGGAGCTGGTTAAATGATGGTGACACGTTTATTGTTGATCGTGGCTTCAGGGACAGTGCTGATGTTTTATCTGATATTGGTATCCGGATGGAGATGCCATGTTTCCTTAGAGGTACAAAGCAACACACAACCGAGGAATCGAACAGTTCCAGGTTGATAACCAAG GTGCGCTGGGTGGTGGAGTCAGCAAACGGCAGAATTAAGCGGTGGAAGTACCTTGACAGGACTGTGTCTAATACACAAATACCGTTCATAGGGGATTATGTCCGCATTGCCGCCGCTCTCTCTAACAAATACTGTCCTCCGTTAAGTTCTGGAGTAGCTGAAGATGATCAAGCAATTGCATCCAAAATGCTTTATCTGTCACAAAAAGGAAACGAGCTTCGAGAATTAGTGGAAAATGAGGGCTGGGACAGAAGATCTTCTCTGTGGAAAGCGATGGATGCCGATGATGTAGCCACCGACTTCCCCATTCTAACTGAAGAGGAAATCCGCAACATCACATTAGGAACTTACCAAGTTAAGATGGCTAAGGCCTACTCACACGAACATTTACAGGAAGATGGCGCATATGACATTCTCATAGCAGAAGATGTACAAAATATCATCGGCGCAAAGATTCAAAGTCGCCACGTTTCGGCCAAGAAATATCAGTGTTGGATACACCACCGTGAAGGAGCGATTCTTTCCTGGTACTGCAAATGCAAGGCAGGGTCCCGTGTAGTCGGATGCTGCGCGCATATTTCAAGTGTTCTGTGGTACCTTGCATATGCACGACACCAGTCCACACCGGTGAAAGGAGTTCGTAACTGGGCGGACCACCTGGATGATGCAGCCCGTGTTGTTGATGAGTCAGACAGTGGATCAGAGAGTCCGACGGAGGAATAA